A stretch of the Thunnus thynnus chromosome 7, fThuThy2.1, whole genome shotgun sequence genome encodes the following:
- the LOC137186411 gene encoding uncharacterized protein isoform X2 has product MQTHEKSAVKHGGYKMYRCHGGCVKSHHYHCCYCTRIITRQNLFLSHVQKCGLANPPKGPGASAPSGATVAPTIASIISAPFIVSAPTIVSTASIVSAASIGSACSSVQSLTAHKARNLHVTVRRRSDGRMRLELCKECRLYHCPFCQPSVYKPKGEYASVWTHVEIHRMRALQHGEYNIYVCHLKCRGERHFHCPYCPKTIITRKQFESHMDKCVATQSSTAATAVQSVVPPGAPARPAATVGQGAILLLNLATPVQQTVTIEQCSAPPDCLVKTKSTLDQGPAPPHSPVEPTTVGQPAAPHIQPITPAVHPGALTDNPVKPTAQLFRTAGRKIKCPMCNLYLNKKNLRKHKLRKHLISEIDITAKDHLRSQCIDSQNGVYAVAKSYKATAVPVHVIKKKSGSTHKMLCGEDRCEVIADFRRRSGLTNSQCPHLRSVDFCFTHANIEELKPGVLEQLVASKWIGKDMGAKCLDHRDQATQNRTPLVTLVALGGSHCMYLSVFEPKVSQYSKLGRVFVTYNIKRRLWHCDCSRGRIACLHKCAAKWYLFQTNKDLFSSDAKQDKSLSISEFTEDSPTENSTGIVSGEEGLKQTAKYIYNQKKLPSVFPEKIIQFNPETHFSKRLFPAETVCQDCPGHVSLTEPELITNKARVITVTGVMEDISTFFKKCPNCEMVYCYQEWSEGLHNYNNHAILSLELCLLLRSLIKDHTTDGGLVQVLERAVGVKSPYSVDVLQAYLHFEALTSHSCPSSVMLDLYQKGVFSIDGMDLPESFTGDANEGEFWDTVCIEVISSALVARNATSVASINSNLKEAAVSAVTTSFALAERKRLSKQRTKECHRAVIRYLVKALNPLSTVESPWFKEMTETLNPKYQLPSRDQLINTLIPSWYLLERKNLIRELLRVSKAAVTCDWWTSLAHDRYLTVTLHFIMKGQKRQKVLRTKSVYDSQTGAAAVEQIGRILEEYGVKDKVVAMTVENGFNMDFSIKKLPLRKLRCFAHILSLAAQKVHTSNTVARWASKIRDVVVWIKGSSNAETVLQEKQQLWNLPEHSLIVDVRTRWNSFYLMVERFVEQYAAIQATTTDPRLKPSVEKKRLETLSEADLQKAEEFIRTMKPLYRSSLCVSADKSPTCSQIFPILKKLEAHFETQNEDSLFIATLKEKVWGDLSTCYKDGDTWKFLQEASAMDPRFKNRVDSDEIWNRVKSAAVTVTITTGQVSNQEEHRLQREDSDADDVSEQNDEYSDETPLPKKPRLTALEELFDEEDRALKSGAAAEKTLSILERVQREIQLYRNLPAIPTSEDALAWWWERQDMLPLLFELSNSYLCIQASSAGDTISQERSHIVPEQADMQIFLQKN; this is encoded by the exons ATGCAGACCCACGAGAAGTCAGCTGTTAAACATGGAG GGTATAAAATGTACAGATGTCATGGTGGATGTGTCAAAAGCCACCATTATCACTGCTGCTATTGTACAAGGATTATAACTCGGCAAAATTTATTTTTGAGCCACGTGCAGAAATGTGGGTTAGCTAACCCTCCAAAAGGTCCCGGTGCCTCTGCACCCTCTGGTGCCACTGTAGCCCCCACCATAGCTTCCATCATCTCTGCACCCTTCATTGTCTCTGCACCTACAATCGTCTCTACAGCATCCATCGTCTCTGCAGCCTCCATTGGCTCTGCATGCTCCAGTGTCCAGTCCTTGACAGCCcacaaggcaag AAACCTGCACGTCACAGTACGGAGGCGATCAGATGGCCGCATGCGTCTGGAGTTGTGCAAAGAGTGCAGACTGTACCACTGTCCTTTCTGTCAGCCATCTGTCTACAAACCAAAGGGAGAATACGCAAGTGTTTGGACACATGTGGAAATTCACCGAATGAGGGCCTTACAACATGGAG AGTATAACATTTACGTGTGCCATTTGAAGTGCAGAGGAGAAAGACATTTTCACTGCCCGTACTGTCCGAAGACAATTATTACTCGGAAACAGTTTGAAAGTCACATGGACAAATGTGTGGCGACACAAAGTTCAACAGCAGCCACAGCGGTCCAATCAGTTGTTCCACCTGGCGCTCCTGCTCGACCCGCGGCCACGGTCGGCCAGGGTGCCATCCTCCTGCTCAACCTCGCTACACCCGTTCAGCAAACAGTTACGATCGAACAGTGTTCGGCTCCGCCTGACTGCCTTGTtaaaacaaaaagcacattAGATCAGGGTCCTGCTCCTCCTCACAGCCCTGTTGAGCCCACAACAGTCGGCCAGCCTGCTGCTCCACACATCCAGCCTATAACCCCTGCGGTCCACCCCGGCGCTCTAACAGACAACCCCGTTAAACCAACAGCTCAATTATTCAGAACAGcgggaagaaaaataaaatgtccaatGTGCAACTTAtacttgaataaaaaaaatctaagaaaacacaaactcagGAAACACTTAATTTCAGAGATAGACATAACAGCCAAAGACCATCTTAGAAGTCAGTGTATTGATTCTCAGAACGGGGTTTATGCTGTAGCAAAGTCCTATAAAGCCACTGCCGTACCGGTTCACgtcatcaaaaaaaaatcaggcagcacacacaaaatgttgtgCGGAGAAGATCGGTGTGAGGTTATTGCAGATTTCCGAAGGAGGAGTGGTTTGACTAACAGCCAGTGTCCCCACCTGCGATCTGTCGATTTTTGTTTTACGCACGCAAATATAGAAGAGCTGAAACCTGGTGTGCTGGAGCAACTGGTTGCCAGTAAATGGATTGGAAAGGACATGGGGGCCAAGTGCCTCGACCATCGTGACCAAGCGACACAAAACAGGACCCCACTCGTTACTCTTGTGGCTCTTGGCGGAAGTCATTGCatgtatttgtctgtgtttgagcCCAAAGTGTCACAATACAGTAAGTTAGGAAGAGTGTTTGTGACTTATAACATAAAGCGAAGGTTATGGCATTGTGATTGTTCTCGTGGGAGAATTGCTTGCTTGCACAAATGTGCAGCCAAATGGTATCTCTTCCAAACCAACAAGGATTTATTTTCTTCAGATGCCAAACAAGACAAATCACTAAGCATTTCTGAGTTCACAGAGGATTCGCCTACGGAAAATTCAACTGGAATTGTGTCAGGAGAGGAAGGACTGAAACAAACGGCAAAATACATATACAACCAAAAAAAACTGCCCTCTGTGTTTCCAGAAAAAATCATCCAGTTTAACcctgaaacacatttttcaaagcGTTTGTTTCCAGCTGAAACTGTCTGCCAAGATTGCCCAGGTCATGTTTCCTTAACGGAGCCGGAGCTGATCACCAACAAAGCGAGAGTCATTACTGTGACAGGAGTGATGGAAG ATATATCCACCTTTTTCAAAAAGTGTCCGAACTGTGAAATGGTCTACTGTTACCAGGAGTGGAGTGAAGGTCTGCACAATTACAACAACCACGCAATCCTGAGTCTGGAACTCTGTTTGTTGCTGCGAAGCCTGATAAAG GATCACACCACTGATGGTGGACTGGTGCAGGTGCTGGAGCGGGCTGTAGGTGTCAAGTCTCCATATAGCGTGGATGTGCTTCAGGCATACCTCCACTTTGAAGCTCTTACCAGTCACAGCTGTCCGTCCTCAGTCATGTTGGATCTTTATCAAAAAGGGGTTTTCAGCATTGACG GGATGGACCTGCCAGAGTCTTTCACTGGAGACGCAAACGAAGGAGAGTTCTGGGATACGGTGTGCATAGAAGTGATTTCTAGCGCCCTTGTTGCTC GAAATGCTACCAGCGTTGCCTCCATAAACAGCAACCTCAAAGAAGCTGCAGTGTCTGCCGTCACGACCTCCTTCGCCCTGGCTGAGAGAAAGAGGCTCAGCAAGCAAAGAACAAAGGAGTGTCACAGAGCTGTGATCAGATATCTTGTGAAAGCATTAAATCCCTTGTCCACAGTGGAGTCACCATGGTTCAA agaaatgacagaaacgTTAAACCCAAAGTACCAGCTGCCCTCCAGAGACCAGCTCATAAATACACTGATACCTTCATGGTACTTGTTGGAGAGGAAGAACCTCATCAGAGAGCTGCTTCGAGTGTCCAAGGCTGCCGTGACGTGCGACTGGTGGACAAGTCTTGCCCACGACCGTTACCTGACAGTTACTTTACACTTCATAATGAAAGGCCAGAAGAGGCAGAAAGTGCTCCGTACAAAGTCAGTTTACGACTCTCAGACAGGCGCGGCGGCAGTGGAGCAGATCGGCCGTATACTGGAGGAATATGGCGTCAAAGACAAGGTTGTCGCCATGACGGTGGAAAACGGATTCAATATGGACTTTTCCATCAAGAAATTGCCGTTAAGGAAGCTGAGGTGTTTTGCACACATCCTAAGTCTCGCTGCACAGAAGGTGCACACCAGCAACACTGTGGCCAGATGGGCGTCAAAGATAAGAGATGTTGTCGTCTGGATCAAAGGGTCTTCCAATGCTGAAACAGTTCTTCAAGAGAAACAACAGCTCTGGA ATCTACCAGAGCATTCTTTAATAGTCGACGTCCGAACACGTTGGAACTCGTTTTACCTCATGGTGGAGAGGTTTGTAGAGCAGTACGCTGCCATTCAGGCCACCACCACAGATCCCCGCCTCAAACCGTCTGTTGAGAAGAAAAG GCTTGAAACGCTCTCAGAGGCCGATCTCCAAAAAGCAGAAGAGTTCATCAGGACCATGAAGCCTCTGTATAGATCTTCGCTCTGCGTCTCAGCCGACAAGAGTCCAACTTGTAGTCAGATATTTCCTATCCTGAAGAAACTGGAGGCCCACTTTGAAACCCAGAATGAGGACTCTCTTTTCATAGCCACACTCAAGGAGAAAGTCTGGGGTGACTTGTCTACATGTTATAAG GACGGTGACACTTGGAAGTTCCTACAGGAGGCGAGCGCGATGGACCCGAGGTTCAAGAACAGAGTTGACTCTGACGAGATCTGGAACAGAGTGAAAAGTGCTGCAGTTACGGTTACAATCACAACGGGGCAG GTGTCAAATCAGGAGGAACACAGACTTCAGCGGGAGGACAGTGACGCTGATGATGTATCTGAGCAAAATGACGAGTATTCAGATGAG ACTCCATTGCCCAAAAAGCCAAGGTTAACTGCCCTGGAGGAGCTTTTTGACGAGGAGGACAGAGCTCTGAAGAGCGGCGCAGCAGCAGAAAAGACCCTATCCATCCTTGAAAGAGTCCAGCGAGAAATACAGCTGTACAGAAATCTGCCTGCCATACCCACGTCAGAGGACGCTCTGGCCTGGTGGTGGGAGCGACAGGACATGCTGCCTCTCCTGTTTGAACTCTCTAACTCATACCTGTGTATCCAAGCATCGTCAGCAGGCGACACAATCAGCCAAGAGAGGTCACATATTGTACCAGAACAGGCAGATATGCAGATTTTTCTACAGAAAAATTGA